The genomic interval CATGGTTCCCACTGTGATATGCGTGCAACTGTATCTTGCCAGTTTCTGGTTTGCCTTTTTTGATTCTTTCTTCAGGTGATTCTAAACCATGATCCAAAGAATTTCTTAATAAGTGAACAAGTGGATCACCTATTTCGTCAATTACAGTTCTGTCTAATTCTGTGTCTGCGCCTTTAATATCTAACTCTACTTTTTTATTCAAATCCTTCGATAAATCTCTTATCATTCTTGGGAATCGATTAAAGACTTGTTCAATCGGTACCATTCTCATATTTAAGATTAAGTTTTGTAAATCCCCACTAATTCTACTCATATGCTCTACCGATTCTACTAATTCAGAATGACCTAATTCTCTAGCTATTTGCTCCAATCTACCCCTGTCAATAACCAACTCACTAAATAAATTCATTAATACGTCTAAGCGTTCTATATCAACACGAATTGTTTTACTACTAATCGGTTTTGTCTTCATGGCAGCTTGGTTCTTTTCTGTCGGTTGTTTCTGTTCCTGCTTAGAACTGTCCAAAGCAGATTCTGATACAGTAGGCTCTACATCAGCTTTAATATCTTCATCTTCAGAGCTAATCGTTAAATCGATATTTTTAATCTCTACTTCGGCTACCTCTGATATGTTTACTAGTTTGCCTTTAATTAAATCCTTAGATTCTGCAGTTAAAAATACTAGTTCAAATGATAAATCAAATTTTTCATCTTCTAAATCTTCGACAGCTGGGTCAGCAAGGATTACTTCGCCTAAGCCCTCTAAAGCATCAAAAATCATAAACACTCGAGCAGCCTTAAGCATACAATCTTTACTTAATGAAATTGAAATATGTAAAGCATTATGCCCAGTCGACTGTGACTGTAAAATTACAGTTTTCTGATATTCATCAAGCAGATGCCCATAAGAACCGTCAACATTTCCATCGCTCTTATTATCCGTACTTGTAGCTTGCTTCGTTTCCTTTGCCGTCGGCTGCTGACCACTCGCAATTGCTTTTAATTGTTCAACAAGCGGAGCTACATTAGCTTTACCGTCTGAACCTTCAATAATTGAATACACCATTCCTTCTAACAAATCTACACTTTGAAAAATAACATCCATTATTTCTGGTGTTATTTCAGTAATCTCATTTCTAACTTGGTCTAATACATTTTCAAGCTCATGAGTTAGGTTTGCTATGTCTTCAAATCCCATAGTAGCGGACATACCTTTTATTGTATGGGCTGACCTAAATACGTTTTTCACGATATCTATGTCTTTCGGATTTTTTTCAAGTTCTAATAAATTGTCATTTATTGCTTGTAAATGCTCTTTTGACTCGTCAATAAACATATCTAAATATTGATTGGTATCCAATAAAAACACCTCTTTCTTATATGTAAATTTCTATTTCTAATCTTTAATATATTATAGCAATTCCATTATACCTTATTTCACAAAGATTATTAACAACAAATGCTCCTTTAGTACTAATTTTCTTGAAAAGATTTTATACAAACCACCCTGTTCCCCGATTTGTTATATAAAATATCATCACACATCATCTTAGTCATAATAATTCCTCGACCTCTTTCTTCAAAGCTGTAGATGTCTAACTCCCTTTGAAGTCTTTCTCTCCAGTTAAAACCTTCACCCTGATCTTCTATAGTAAATTTAGTAGTACTACCGCTAATTTCAACCTTAACAAAAACTTTCTTGCTTTTGTCAAGCTGATTCCCATGTTCAATTGCATTATTTAATAGTTCGTGGAAACAAAACAAAAATGCCTCCACTTCTTTTTCATCATAATGATAAATTAAAATTTCCCTAATTTCACTTTTTAATATATCAGCTTTTTGTAAACAGCTATCTATCTGAAAGCTATATAATTCCATCTTATAATCGCAACCTTTTGTTGATATATGTTTTATTATACATCTTTTCTTTATAACTTTTTAAAATCCTGCAAAACTTTAAAAAATATAATAAATTAAACAAGCAAAAGAATGTATAATTCAAACATTTATCATATTAAGTTTTGCTAATTTTCCTTTTAATATTATAAAATAACCACTGAACAAATATGAAAATTATACTAGCACTCCAAAAAGGCTCAAAGTAAAATTGCACGGACATACCACCTACAATAGGACCAAGAAACACACCCAACGAAAATGCAGCATAAAAAATACCGAAGGTTGTACCTCTACAGTTTGTATCGGTCTCATCCACAATAATGGCAGTCATAGCAGGAAAAATCAATCCAAATCCACAACCATAAAAAATCATCAACATTATAAATTGGTAGATTTCCTTCGCGAACGGTAATAGAGTCAACGTAATAGTTATTACAAAAAAACCAATTGCTAAAGGTACATATCTACCATAATAGTCAGACAAACGATTGACTGGCAGTAAAAACACAATAATTGCAACTATTGAAAATACACTAAATAAAAGTCCTGTTTCCTTGCTAGTGAAGCCTATACTCTCTAGATTAAGTGGAAAGGCATATGCTAACACTCCCATTGAAAACATTAGACTAAATCCCGATAAATAGGCGATTTTTAATTTATTACAATATAAAAGTCGTTTAAATTCTTCAACCGTAAGCTTTTGTAAATTTGATTCCTTTCTCGAGTAAGTTTCCTTTAGAAATATAAATGCCAATATTGCAGTAACAACTAATATTGATCCGATTGCTAAAAATACCGATTCATAGCCAAACCTTTCCTTGCCAATACCAGCAAGCATTGGTCCCAAAAGAGCAGCTATACCTACAGCAGCGCCAGCGTATCCCATTGATTTAGCAGTAGAGCTAGTCCTGCTGGAAGCTAAATCACCTGCATAGGTAAAAGCAGCTGGAATTAAAATTGCGCCACCAATGCCATGTAATATTCTTAGCCATAATAACTGTGTTGGCTCAGTTACCCATGCATATAACATCACAGCTACTCCCGCTACTAGCATACCACCGACGATTCCTACTTTGCGGCCAAATTGGTCTATTACTAAGCCCGCACCTAAATTACCTAGCATATTAGAGAACGAATAAGCCCCCATGATAATACCTATCAAAAGCGCACTGGCACCTAATGAGCTAACAAACGGAGATAATATAGGTAATTGAGCCATTGTATCAATAAAACTTACTACGATTACAAAATAAATAAATAGCATCATCTTGCTTTCACTCCACATTCATGTATTTATCATAACTGTATATATAATAACCTTATTTATAATAACTGAAAACGACAGCCTCGATATGATAATATCGTAAGATCTGTCGTTTTTCTATATATTTATATTTGTTTCTATTTTTGATATTTATATTTGCTTTTATTTTTGCCTGATTACATTTCCGTATGTGAGCCAACGCCATATCCATTCTAACGGCCCATATTTATACTTATTAAACCAAATAACACTTAATTTCACTTGAGTAATGTATATTGCAATTGCAATTAAAATACCCACAGCTGGACCTACGTTACCATACATACCTAGACCATAGCTATAAAAAATCGTTGTGCAAATCAAGGTCTGCAATATATAGTTACTCAATGCCATCCTACCAACGCTCGCAAATGGTCGTAAAAGTCTTTGCCACGTTTCCTTTTGTAGTAAGAGTAGGATTGAAGTCATATAAAAGATGCTTAATGCAGGGTCTCCAATAACCATGCCAACTTGATTCGTAAAATTATATACCGTTATCAACTCAAAGGATGCTTGGGCTTGACTATATACCTTCATGATTGTCATTGGCAAACCGAAGATAAGGCTCCAAAGCCATATTTTTTTAATGAGTCCTAAGTTAACAGAAACATTGGAGATAATCTTCCTTTTGCCAACATAAGCACCCATTAAAAACATAGGCAAAATCATAGGAACTCCAAATATTGCATATGTGAAAACAAAGCTTAGATCCGTAATTCTTTGCTGCATAATATCAGCATATGAGCCTTCACTATAAGCGAAATAAGAACTTTCGATTTGCTCATACATCTGGGCTAAAAACATTTGATTTTGAGCGTTATATTCTGCCATATCCATATTGGCATATGCCATTGATGCTATAAACAATAGACCCATAATTACAATAGATAGAATTAATAAAGTTATAGCCCAGACCAACATTGTTTTTGGTTTCCTATTAAAGAAAGCCAATAGTAGAAATCCTATTAATGCATACATTATTAAAATATCCCCATACCAGAAAAAGAATGCATGAATAAGACCAAACAGCAACAGAAAGAACAATCGTCGTGCGAACAATAGGCCTGCCTTTTTGTGCTTTTCCTGAGCCCGCTCCATAAATATCACAAATCCAACTCCAAATAAGAAGGAAAACATTGTGTAAAACTTACCTTCTGCAAGAAGTTGAATTCCATAATAAGCCCATCTATCTAACGGACTCTCCCATGGAATTTCCCCTATTACGTAATAATATACAATAGGTGTATTAAAATAAATCATATTCACCATTAGGATTCCTAACAGTGCAAATCCCCTTAAAATATCTAAGCTTGCTATACGTCTATTAGCTTCAATTGGTGTTAACTGTTCCACCAAGGTCACTCCCCTCTATAATAAATCTTAGTCAGTTCCTTTAATTTTTTATAGTCAATGTCTTCTAATTGTTCTACTGTCATTCTCCACTTCCAGTTGTTATCAACAGTTCCAGGGGTATTCATACGTGCATTCGCCCCTAAACATAGCAAGTCCTGCATAGGTACTAAAGCAATATCCGCATCGCTTTTATAAACCTGCTCAATAAATGACCAGCAAATATAATCAGACCATTGTTCGTTGTCTTCTATAGGCGTGTCTGCATTACACTTATACCAGCCTAATAATGTATCGTTATCATGGGTACCAGTATATACTACTGTATTTTTCATATAAAGGGGGATTTGGAAATTAGTAGCTAGATTTGCATCAATTTCAAATTGCATAACTAGCATCCCTGGAAACCCAGTTTCTTTTTTCAATACCTTAGCCCGCTCTGACAGTTCCCCTAAATCTTCAGCAATAAACGGAGCATTGCCAATCTGTTTTTGAATACTATTAAAGAAATCAAGGCCTGGCCCATCCTTCCATTCACCGTTAACTGCAACGTCTTCCGCAGCTGGTACAACCCAGTAATCGGCAAACGCTCGAAAATGATCTATTCTGATATAATCAACCATCGCTAGCATATGTCTAATTCTAGTAACCCACCAACTATAATCATCCTGTTTCATAATATCCCAATTATAAATAGGATTGCCCCAGAGCTGGCCAGTCTCACTGAAGTAGTCTGGAGGCACCCCTGCCTTTTGAGTAACATTTCCTTCGTTGTCTAACTTAAATAAATCTTGATTTAGCCATACCTCACAACTATCATGCGCTACATATATAGGCATATCGCCGATGATTTTGACACCTTTACTATTAGCATAGTCTTTCAATGTATGCCATTGCTTAAAAAACAAGTATTGCAAGAATTCCTCTTGTTGTATTTGTTCCGATAGAAGCTCACTATAATAACTAACGGATTTTTCGTTCCTAGCAGCAATAGCAGCATCCCAATTAACCCATGATTGATTATTAAAATGTTGCTTAAGTGCTGAAAACAGTGCATAATCAGCTAGCCATTTAGAATGCTCTTGTTTGAATTGCTCAAACTCTTCCGCTAAAACAGGAAATGTCTGACTTTGAAAATTTGTAAATGCTTTTTTCAAGATCTCATACTTTACTTTTTTAACTAATTCAAAGTCTATAGAGTCATTAGTCAGCTCCACATTATTAACTTCATATAAATCTGCATCTGTTAGTAAACCTAATTCTCTTAAATTATCAATATCAATCAATAGTGGGTTACCTGCATAAACAGACAGGCATTGATAGGGTGATTCTCCATAACCAACTGGGTTCAAGGGTAGTATTTGCCATAGTTTTTGCTTGCTTTTACTTAGAAAATCTATAAAACAGAATGCATTTGTACCAAAATCGCCTATCCCATAATTAGATGGTAAGGAACTAGGGTGCAATAATACCCCTGACTTCCTTTCTGTTGCGCCACTTCTTCCCCAACGGTCTAAAAGTAACACCTTGCCTTCAAGGGGTTTGAGTTGAATATTACAAATACCATCCTTAACTATAACTTCTCTATAATCATCCAGAGCATCAACTAAGCTTCCATCTTTAATAATATTGTTGATGTTCAATGTAATTAGTTTTTCTTCAGTTTCAGAGGCATTAAGGATTACGAGGGCGAAATTATTACATTTGCAAGAATTAAATTCATCCTTATTGTTAGCAATCTGTCTTTGATAGCCAAATACCGTTTCTTGCATATAAAAAGGGGCAAAGGAACCAGTCTTCAATACATCATATTCGTTTCTCAGGGCCGTTAATTTCTTATACCAATTAATTAACGACTTATTTTCATTTCCCCAAGGATACGTTTTACGATTTTGTGGGTCTTTACCACCTGTAATACCTGCTTCATCGCCATAGTATATACTTGGCACCCCAGGAAAAGTCATTTGCCAAAGGATAGCAAGCTTTACTTTTTTAAAAGTTTCATTTAGAGCTGTTAATAGTCTTGTAGAATCATGGGTGCCTAGTAGATTCATAGCACTATAAAAATATTCTTTAGGGTAGTTTTCATAGATACCCATAATTGAATAATATACATCTTTGGCAGTTATTCGATGCTGGAGAAAATTAATCACTGCGTCCCTGAATGGATAATTCATAACAGAATCAAGCTCAGATCCTAATAAATATTCTCTACGCTGACCATAGCTGATTTTGTTGGAAGCGTCCTCCCATACTTCTCCAATCAACACCGAATCGCTATCTATGTTTTTCATAGTTTTCCAAAAGCGTTTGATAAATTCGTCGGGTAGCTCATCAGCTACATCTAGTCGCCATCCTTTAGCCCCTAAATTCATCCATGTATTTAAAACACTATTATTCCCTGTGATAATAAACTCTTGATATGAGGGGTCCAGCTCATTCACATTTGGCATGACATCGACTCCCCACCAGCATTCATAATCATCTGGATATTCTCTAAAGCGATACCACGAATAATACGGTGAGTCCTTTGACTGATATGCACCAACAGATGGATAGTTTCCTTCTTTATTAAAATATATACTGTCACTACCTGTATGGCTAAATACACCATCGAGAATAATTTCAATCCCTAAGCTATTTGCCTTAATACATAGCTCTTTAAATAATTCATTTGTTCCAAAGGAGGAATCAACTTTATGATAGTCACCAGTATCATACTTGTGGTTACTTGGTGCTTCAAAAATCGGATTTAAATAAATAATCGAAACACCTAACTCCCTTAAGTAAGCAAGTTTTTTAATAACCCCTAATAAATTACCACCGAAGATATCCCAGCGTACTACGCGATTGCTATCACAATCTCGGATATAATAGGGCGTGTTGTCCCAATGGGCGTGAATTAAGCTTTCTTTTTTAGGGTTGTCAATTGTTTTATCTTCATTGCCGTTATAAAAACGGTCAACGAATATTTGATAGATAATAGCATCTTTATACCAATTTGGAGATTTTGCCACTGGCTCAAATACAGTAATTTGATATGTTGGCGGTATATGTGAATATATTTCTCCTACACCAGTCCTACCCGAACTGTGTTTTCCGTAATAGTAGGTTTGCTGTAATTCTTTTATTATGAAGTAATACCACATGAGTGTTGCTTTGTCAGGTGCTTTAATATTAATTTCATATATACTTAAATTGTCTTCTTCGTCGATACACGTAAGCTCATATTGATTATCCCCTAACCCTTCAATATGCAAGCTGATTAAAACTGCGGACACCTGTATATTTGTGGCAATTTTAATTCTCAATCTAACATGTTGACAACAGGGAACTGCCCCAAACGGCATGCGATCATTTTCATCATAAGAATTATGCATAATTGCTGTGGTCATCGTTTAACGAATCCTCCATATTTCACTTGCATATTCTTTAATCGTTCTGTCACTAGAGAACTTACCAGACTGTGCAATATTCTCAATAGCCATCTGCGTCCATTTATTCTGATTCATATATGCCTGGCCTGCCTTTAGTTGGGCATCAACATAAGGAATGAAATCTTTCAGAACAAAGTATTCATCATTATCTATTAACAGTGAATCATAGATATCCTTAAAATCTCCAGCCTGTTGAGCAACCTCTCCTGTTATTAACTGTTCCATAACTTTTCTTATTCTTGGGTGCGTATTATACATATCCCAGGAGCTATATCCACCAACCTGATGGTAGTTTAATACTTCATTTGGAGTCAGCCCAAAAATAAATATATTGTCATCTCCCACCGCTTCTTCAATCTCAATATTTGCACCATCTAATGTTCCTAATGTAATAGCCCCATTCATCATAAACTTCATGTTACCTGTTCCAGAGGCTTCTTTACTTGCAGTGGATATTTGCTCACTGATATCTGTTGCAGGAATAATAACTTCAGCCATTGAGACTCGGTAGTTTTCTAAGAATACAACTTTTAGTTTGTCATTTATATATTTGTCATTATTAATTATCGACGCTACGGTATTAATGAGCTTAATTACTTTTTTAGCGAAATGGTAGCTCGGGGCTGCCTTTGCACCGAAAATAAATGTTCTTGGCGGCATATCAATAGTCGGATCTTCCTTCAAACGATTATATAAATCCATAATGTGAAGTACATTTAATACTTGACGTTTATATGCATGTAATCTTTTAATTTGTACGTCAAATATGGAGCCGACATCTACCGTAAGTCCACATTCCTTAGATATAATTTTAGCCAAATTTAATTTGTTATTGTGCTTTATGCTTCTAATCTGTTCTTGGAAGCTAGCGTCTTTTACGTATTTTGATAACTGTTGCAATTCAGTAGGATTTTTAATCCAATCACTGCCAATTAATTCTGTTATCACGTTGGCTAGTAATGGATTTGCTCTCAACAACCAACGACGATGTGTTATCCCGTTAGTCTTATTATTAAACTTTTCAGGGAAATATTGATAAAAATGCTTCATTTCCCGTTTCTTTATAATCTCTGTATGAACTTGTGCAACCCCATTAACACTATAGCTTCCTACTATCGCCAAATTCGCCATTCTAACTACGCCATCTCGAATTATCTCGACGCTGCGTAATAGCTCCCAATTGCCAGGATTATCTGCCCATACTTGTTGACAAAAACGTCTATTAATCTCCTCGATAATCATAAAGACCCTAGGCAACAACGATCTCATTAAATCAACTGGCCATGTCTCCAATGCTTCAGCTAAGGTTGTGTGATTCGTGTAAGAAATAGTTTTTGTCATAATTTCCCAAGCATCATCCCAAGATAATAACTCATCATCTAATAATATTCTCATTAACTCAGGGACCGCTAATACAGGATGTGTATCATTAACGTGAATCGCAACATTTTCAGGTAAACTGTACACATCGTGATGATGTTTTTTATGATTGTGAAGTATGCTTTGGATACCTGCACTTACCAGGAAATATTGTTGCTTCAGCCTTAAAGTTCGTCCTTCAATATGGCTATCATCAGGGTAAAGAAATTCCGTGATTGCTTCAGTAGATCGTTTATACTCAATAATTTTTCTTTGGTCATGGGTACTTATTGAATATGCATCAAAATTACCGATGATTGTCTCAGCGCTCCATAGCCTTAATGTATTTACCACTTCGTTTTTATACCCTACCACAGGCATATCATACGGTACTGCTAATACCTTTTCGTAGTTATGGTGTAGGAAGCTTAACCTTCCGTCAACTTGCTCAGTAGTCACGTAGCCACCAAATTTAACTTCCACAGCTTTATCAGATTTGCGAATCTCCCATACATTGCCTTCTTTAAGCCAGTTATCTGGAAGCTCAACCTGGTAACCATTGATAATTTTTTGTTCAAATAATCCATATTTATATCTTATTCCACAGCCATGCCCTGGTAGTTCTAACGATGCTAGGGAGTCTAAAAAGCAAGCCGCTAATCTTCCTAGTCCACCATTTCCTAACCCCGCATCAGGCTCAGCTTCTTCGATATCATCTAAATCTATGCCTAGCTCTAATAGCCCTTCCTTGCAGACATTATATATATCTAAATTTAGTAAATTACTTCCCATTAAGCGTCCTAATAAAAACTCTAGTGAAAAATAGTATACTTGCTTAACACCAGATTTTTTATAGCTTGCATTTGTGTTTATCCAATTTTCACTGATATACTCCCTTACTAGACTACCTAGAGTCTTATATATTTCCTGTGTCGTTGCCTCTTGTACCTCTGTTCCATGGAGTGCCACTAATCGTTTTTGAAATACTTGTTTAAATTCTTCTTTATTTGTTAACATCTATAGCACTCCCTCCTATAAGCTCACTATATAGATTTAGATATTCTTTAGCAGCTGCTTCCCAGCTAAAATCACTGTCCATAGCATTTTTAATGAGTTTGTTCCAGTGTTTTTTATCCTGATAAAGACTAACAGCCCTTTGAATTGTATAAAGCATATCGTGTGCATTGTAATTTATAAATGAGAACCCATTCCCAGTATTACTAATTTCATCGTAGCCTTTAATAGTATCCTTTAGTCCTCCAGTTTCTCTTACGATTGGAATTGTTCCATATCTTAGGGAAATCAATTGACTTAAGCCGCATGGTTCAAATTTGGACGGCATTAAGAACATATCAGAGCCTGCATATACCTTTCTTGCTAAACCTTCATCAAACTTAATTAAGGCCTTTACTTGATTTGGGTATTGCTCGTCAGCTTTACGGAATAGTTGCTCGTATTCTTCTTCGCCTGTTCCTAATATAACCAACTGAATTCCTTCAGCTAAAAGCTCATCAAAGACACCTTGAACTAAATCTAATCCTTTTTGCGATGTTAACCTAGAAATAATAGCTAATACTGGAATGTCTTTATCAACAGGCAATCCTAGATAGTTTTGCAACGCTTCTTTGTTTGTAAGTTTTTTATCGGGTGAAGTGCTATCGTATTGATAGAAAATTTGACTGTCGGTACTGGAATTATATAGTTCATAGTCAATACCATTAATAATTCCGATAATACGACCCTGTCTTCTAAGTACACCTTCTAAATTCTCGCCAAAGTACGAATAGGTAATTTCCTCCGCGTATGTTTTACTAACAGTTGTAACAATATCTGAATAAATTATGCCACCCTTAAGATAATTGACATTACCGTAAAACTCTAAACTCTCCGAAGTAAAGTGTTCTGATCCTAAAGATAATAAATCACCCAAAATTTCCCGAGGGTATATTCCCTGAAATTTCAGGTTGTGAATCGTTAACACAGTTTTTATATTTTCATACAATTGTTTCTGTGAATATTGAGTCTTTAGAAATACACTAATAAGTGCAGTTTGCCAATCATGACAATGAATAACATCAGGCTGATAGTCTAAATAAGGTATTGCCTCAAGTACAGCTCGCGAGAAAAAGGCAAACCTTTCAGCCTCATCATAAAAACCGTAGAGTTTATCGCGATTAAAATAGTACTTATTATCAATAAAATAAAAATGAACCCCATTATAAATTAACTCTTCAATACCACAATACTGTTCCCGCCAACCAACCTTAACAGTAATTGAAGTTTTATACTGTATTTTATCAACAAATTCCTCCGAAATAGCTCCGTACTTTGGTAATATGACCCTAACATTAACTTTATTACTATGTAATTCTTTAGGCAAAGAACCTACTACATCTGCTAAACCACCAGTTTTAGCAAATGGAACCGCTTCTGATGCGGCCATAAGTATATTCATAATTACCAAGTCTCCCCTCATAATGAGTAGTTATATAACCATGCGGCGCGCTACTACATTCGGATTGCCATCCTCATTTTTCAAAATTGCCCCCTTAGAGACAAATACTTCTTTATCTAGTATTACGTTCTCCAATACTGCATTCTCACTAATTTCACAGCGTTGCATAATGATACAATTTTTTATCTTAGCTCCTTTATGCACCTTTACACCACGGAATACAATGCTATTATTGATTTCTCCCTCAACTAAACAACCGTTAGCTATTAGTGAATTACAAACATCTGCATCCTTTAGATACTTCACAGGTGGTTCGTCTTTAATTTTCGTAAATATTTTTCCTGGTAGGTTAAATAGCTGATTTCTCGTTTCTGAATTGAGTAGTTGCATACTGTGATGATAGTAGTCTTTAATTGAAAAAATAGGTGCGACGTACCCAGTAAATTTATAGGCCGCTATTTTAAACAGATTAATATTTTTTATAATTGAATGGTTAATTAAATCAGTATGCCCCTTAATCATAGATGATTCAATTAATTCGATAAGGAATGTCCTTTTCATCACATACATATTTAAAGATATAATCGTATCTTCGCTACCACCAGCATCACGCCCATCCACATCAGACATAGATTTTATAAAGCCTTCATCATCACATCTAATAGCTTTACAATAGTTATTCCAAGTATCTGATGCTATTTGTTTTCTATTAGCACATACCACTGTAACATCTGCATTATTTTGCATATGGTATTTCAACACATCACGATAATCTATGTTTAATAGAATATTACTTTCGGTTATGATTACATATTCCTGATTACTTCGATAGAAGTAATCTAGATGCCAGTAGAAATTCTTTATATCACCCTTCATACCAGGGAAATTGTTGTAGTCAGCAGGCGGCAATAAAAATAGTCCATCTCGCTTTCGGTTCAGGTCCCACGCTTTTCCGTTTTTAACATGATCCATCAGCGAAGTGTATTTTTTATTTGCCAGTATGGCTACATTTGTTATATCAGAGTTAATCATGCTTGATAATGGAAAATCAATAAATCGGTACCTACCTCCAAAGGGGACAGATGCATTACAGCGAAATATAGTTAGATCCTGTAGCTCTTTGCAGTCATTTGCTAGGTTAATTACACCCATTATGTTACTCATATAGCAGCACCACCATCTATTGTTTTTTCATTTTCATTGCTTGTTTGATTATTATCCTTGCTAGTTTTATCATTCTGCTTGCTTAAGACGGAGTTGTTATCTATCACACTAATTTCATCACAGTCTATATTGCCAATCTGTACTCCGTCTTCAATAACAGATCCTTCGCCTATGATTGCTTTATAAATTGAGACATTCCTGCCAATTTTAACATTTGGCATAATAATAGACTCTTTAATAGAGCTTTGCGACCCAACCTCTACACCATAAAAAAGAACTGAACGGTGAATATTTCCTTCTACAACACAGCCCTCATTGATTAAACAACTAGAAACCTTAGCAGATGGTGCAATATACTGAGGTGGCTGGTTAGGATTTACAGAGTATATCTTCCAAGACGAATCATACAAATCTAAATCTGGATTTTCCTCGAGTAAATCCATATTCGCTTGCCACAGACTACTAATCGTACCAACATCTTTCCAATAGCCCTGGAACGGATATGCATACAAATTACAATCGTTGTTGAGCATTTTAGGAATAACATCTTTACCAAAGTCATTACTTGAATTTTCGTTCTGTTCGTCCAGTATTAAATACTCCTTTAAGAGCTTCCAATTAAAAATGTAAATTCCCATAGATGCCAAATTACTTTTAGCATTAGCAGGCTTTTCTTCAAATTCCGTAATCTTATAATCTTCTGAGGTGTTCATAATACCAAACCTTGAAGTCTCCTCCCAGGGTACCTCTATTACCGATATTGTAATA from Desulfuribacillus alkaliarsenatis carries:
- a CDS encoding glucose-1-phosphate adenylyltransferase, with amino-acid sequence MQKKQCIAMLLAGGEGRRLAPFTSKLAKPAVPFGGKYRIIDFTLSNCANSDINTVGVLTQYRPLVLNSYLGIGSPWDLDRRNGGVTILPPFMHQEGGDWYKGTANAIYQNIGFIDQYDPEYVLVISGDHVYKMDYAKMLDYHIEKNADITISVIEVPWEETSRFGIMNTSEDYKITEFEEKPANAKSNLASMGIYIFNWKLLKEYLILDEQNENSSNDFGKDVIPKMLNNDCNLYAYPFQGYWKDVGTISSLWQANMDLLEENPDLDLYDSSWKIYSVNPNQPPQYIAPSAKVSSCLINEGCVVEGNIHRSVLFYGVEVGSQSSIKESIIMPNVKIGRNVSIYKAIIGEGSVIEDGVQIGNIDCDEISVIDNNSVLSKQNDKTSKDNNQTSNENEKTIDGGAAI
- the glgD gene encoding glucose-1-phosphate adenylyltransferase subunit GlgD, whose protein sequence is MSNIMGVINLANDCKELQDLTIFRCNASVPFGGRYRFIDFPLSSMINSDITNVAILANKKYTSLMDHVKNGKAWDLNRKRDGLFLLPPADYNNFPGMKGDIKNFYWHLDYFYRSNQEYVIITESNILLNIDYRDVLKYHMQNNADVTVVCANRKQIASDTWNNYCKAIRCDDEGFIKSMSDVDGRDAGGSEDTIISLNMYVMKRTFLIELIESSMIKGHTDLINHSIIKNINLFKIAAYKFTGYVAPIFSIKDYYHHSMQLLNSETRNQLFNLPGKIFTKIKDEPPVKYLKDADVCNSLIANGCLVEGEINNSIVFRGVKVHKGAKIKNCIIMQRCEISENAVLENVILDKEVFVSKGAILKNEDGNPNVVARRMVI
- the glgA gene encoding glycogen synthase GlgA, coding for MNILMAASEAVPFAKTGGLADVVGSLPKELHSNKVNVRVILPKYGAISEEFVDKIQYKTSITVKVGWREQYCGIEELIYNGVHFYFIDNKYYFNRDKLYGFYDEAERFAFFSRAVLEAIPYLDYQPDVIHCHDWQTALISVFLKTQYSQKQLYENIKTVLTIHNLKFQGIYPREILGDLLSLGSEHFTSESLEFYGNVNYLKGGIIYSDIVTTVSKTYAEEITYSYFGENLEGVLRRQGRIIGIINGIDYELYNSSTDSQIFYQYDSTSPDKKLTNKEALQNYLGLPVDKDIPVLAIISRLTSQKGLDLVQGVFDELLAEGIQLVILGTGEEEYEQLFRKADEQYPNQVKALIKFDEGLARKVYAGSDMFLMPSKFEPCGLSQLISLRYGTIPIVRETGGLKDTIKGYDEISNTGNGFSFINYNAHDMLYTIQRAVSLYQDKKHWNKLIKNAMDSDFSWEAAAKEYLNLYSELIGGSAIDVNK